One genomic region from Athalia rosae chromosome 3, iyAthRosa1.1, whole genome shotgun sequence encodes:
- the LOC105683414 gene encoding rotatin isoform X2, which translates to MTSINTITSVHVRKLGHSLDEIRLRALDSIISKIDHGFGCDCGAVKKELIVKLFNWFAFPNVPQPGKVLDLLLRLIQTSGENYTNAFGKLRFQNEIRELQSTLDPVYHNKLYEIERAITTTNDSEKSSGIKLQTIKAPTQFNTSSTETEDHRFRPRISQVEGHSSALPSSTTKATSVASTSLFDLTLQCGDGTHIDKRTEGGIKWLVMPWQPLVTSDRGVLAAIEEALHNVTDTTLILHTCQFITNVMLQDFPAEVFLQRPAIVTVLHSLILANEDYERDNFSEIASALLKTFHKLTRSLRFRIYYYCDPCVANKKQKILAENVESVAYPSSEERDSPDAGLPEANYQAYQSAGTSERSQSITDHIEDSVLQLQQMTIPIYCIETLKNVLMLLGLPIDPTFPLTNVKDVTDVAYELVQLINMSIQPNIWLCGDGESLKVNENLKDLMKLLGEVMEYLGSYTSLDHCRVTYLHLVCITTKLLSNIVPLELADLVLAKPLKSAIVAAVMDAPTYLMYPQIHAILQEYARQFSGREERESMKLFDETCLITKSMKAAISLMKSNTEMSVPNALKKIYASKLCFSYHKNFGIISRTVSVLQKLNECSLDSNDRAVAIKLVLNLLANNDPAVQLAMYVECHKVVMESLGVTLSKGKHLWGNISFLLESTVLVEIICHGANNENLEMKRLAEEILLYLIKAKVQLGEEGWSMLIEALAPAHALLQCYADSKTTLGKCILKMLDPDLWSSIQIPYIEVLRGNIRLLFAIDSDVREEAICRLIWLLGKETDSVKKLPRLSALHGLPLSSVCIFDRNTTIRQTQGNYQRSSLLSVIEMLNAPGVEPKMRKSALVQISVMLTDLSLHNVFITENGLQLILKIFSSALIEQEYTNYPDSVISILTILKLICSMDSSIRHELSGRADIYLNILRSLFLFPNNDCVKIDGSHLLCLLLYSEYILRAGDKEVDRFNPVNISLPYLVVSKMRLPFTSKCHWKTSIHRRSDLSVTHSSNEKALTFLRQFWAWEWNDEVHLLWKSFSTVNDSEISEKLIIHESEFTSLQLSSVRYCCQQQLYNIQNSTTHGGVMCALDFITMYLKLYDMSKCSELSDVTSLPWAHSFERFLLSHPTSKEDSKLFVRVLTFLYSFVYITKNGDNTWLCKIMKNMTKSLSDLLRNLDTNNQDIHQSMLKLARACSATEPTDETAGESSNESWINFIELVVSSLCFGDQQHFYNLAYLDWLLTCLSYLTGKCQWNKHRNLLISLGNALIELIISFHGAGTYSYMGLSITRNSILCLNHLLYQMQKNFDKSMWTSFWYDEGRCLGWLPMLWQNRDPLVRASALQLLAGLTTGQHTASQLLNAIVLAPNELCHTLLDHITNRMESCIVREQAAIALSNIVKNCKCSAYQYTDSLKSEAILIFAEQSNIYYEISILCSNIYMPSTLDPHPSNAVNDEVMQSPSQHNGMTSSVSLVRKQVSHIYNYRDEYQQLSVKDSEITEDDNSLQFVTTPSLITAICNLLINLISIDEHNVIRQFYEHSIDKYFFGCINGIPQNIESRKNLIHYGDILEMYTGLCKVITKCVTHNSGLATTASFSPDSLYSVISLLNQNLFYTNTPRLVYLRNQLWTEIYKLLAVLAISENQCSEALQSAIELCGPELVVSSMCLAIKNTTSELQISAIGSLASLLLHEVQSDVPVKKGSSLKLILDSSRTTVSDRRNEISLREVLSDINKLSIKNINMHLKKLDETDIFNTENHHNRNDKKIADTNFAMVGSEICKILLQLYIAHSYTKMKKNRKQSDDKDLIIGALTNLLCVSAEAKKTALKEGLAETTMIQLKELYVKLNVQPIELQNNGSDRQIKMNPLLYEVNCIFTLLMNFMYHGPQVKETMAKAGLADILHKLWAWVSMHKTVTVSALKLLATFTTHCQEE; encoded by the exons CATCATTGTTCGATTTGACGTTACAATGTGGAGATGGAACTCACATTGACAAGAGAACAGAAGGTGGTATAAAGTGGTTAGTGATGCCGTGGCAGCCATTGGTAACTTCAGATAGAGGTGTTCTCGCTGCTATTGAGGAAGCACTGCATAACGTGACAGACACAACTCTCATACTTCATACTTGTCAATTCATTACAAATGTTATGCTACAAGACTTTCCTGCCGAAGTTTTTTTGCAAAGACCTGCTATTGTTACA GTCTTACACAGTCTGATATTAGCTAATGAGGATTACGAACGAGACAATTTTTCAGAGATAGCTTCGGCATTATTAAAAACCTTCCATAAATTGACACGTTCATTGAGATTTCGTATCTACTACTATTGTGATCCTTGTGTTgctaataaaaaacaaaaa ATTTTGGCAGAAAATGTGGAAAGTGTGGCTTATCCTTCATCAGAGGAAAGAGACAGCCCAGATGCTGGGCTACCAGAAGCTAATTACCAAGCATATCAATCTGCG GGTACCAGCGAACGAAGTCAAAGTATTACTGATCACATAGAAGACTCTGTTCTGCAGTTGCAACAGATGACAATACCAATTTATTGTATAGAGACACTGAAGAATGTTTTGATGCTCTTGGGTCTTCCAATTGATCCCACTTTTCCATTGACTAATGTCAAAGATGTGACAGATGTGGCGTATGAGCTTGTACAACTGATAAATATGAGCATTCAACCTAATATTTGGCTCTGCGGTGATGGCGAGTCTttaaaagtaaatgaaaatttgaaagaccTAATGAAACTCCTTGGTGAGGTCATGGAGTATTTAGGCTCTTACACCAGTCTGGATCACTGTAGAGTTACATATTTGCATCTCGTATGCATTACCACAAAGCTGCTTAGTAATATTGTGCCACTAGAATTAGCAGATTTGGTGCTAGCTAAACCACTTAAGTCAGCAATAGTGGCAGCTGTTATGGATGCGCCAACATATTTAATGTATCCACAGATACATGCTATACTTCAAGAATATGCAAGA CAATTCAGTGGAAGAGAAGAACGCGAGAGCATGAAATTGTTCGATGAAACGTGTTTAATTACGAAATCAATGAAAGCTGCTATTTCGCTGATGAAAAGTAATACAGAAATGTCTGTGCCTAATGCACTAAAGAAGATTTATGCGTCAAAACTTTGTTTCTCATATCACAAGAACTTTGGTATCATCAGTCGAACGGTTTCAGTTCTACAAAAACTCAATGA GTGTTCTCTGGATTCTAATGATCGGGCAGTAGCTATTAAGTTGGTACTTAATTTATTAGCAAATAACGATCCTGCTGTGCAACTAGCAATGTACGTAGAATGTCACAAGGTAGTTATGGAATCTCTCGGAGTTACTTTATCAAAAGGAAAGCATTTGTGGGGTAATATATCATTTCTCTTGGAGTCAACTGTTTTGGTAGAAATAATCTGTCACGGTGCAAACAATGAAAATCTTGAG ATGAAGCGTTTGGCTGAAGAAATACTGTTATACTTGATAAAGGCCAAAGTCCAACTTGGAGAAGAGGGATGGAGCATGCTCATAGAAGCTCTTGCCCCGGCTCATGCCCTTCTACAATGTTACGCTGATTCAAAAACAACTTTGGGCaaatgtattttgaaaatgttagATCCGGATTTGTGGTCTAGTATTCAAATCCCATACATCGAG GTCCTGAGGGGTAACATAAGGCTTTTATTTGCGATTGACTCAGACGTCAGAGAAGAGGCAATTTGTCGATTAATCTGGCTGTTAGGCAAGGAAACTGATTCTGTTAAAAAATTACCTCGACTGTCTGCACTCCATGGTTTGCCGCTTAGTTCTGTCTGCATATTTGACAGAAATACGACAATCAGGCAAACACAAGGCAACTATCAG AGAAGCAGTTTATTATCTGTAATCGAAATGCTAAACGCACCTGGAGTTGAACCAAAAATGCGAAAGTCGGCGTTGGTACAAATTAGTGTCATGCTTACGGACTTATCGTTACATAATGTTTTCATTACTGAAAACGGTTTGcagttaattttgaaaatcttcagcAGTGCCTTG ATAGAACAGGAATATACCAATTATCCTGATTCTGTCATCTCAATCCTGACAATATTGAAGTTGATTTGTTCAATGGACAGCTCTATCAGACACGAATTGTCTGGCCGTGCTGATATTTACCTAAACATTCTTCGAA GTTTATTTCTGTTCCCCAATAATGATTGTGTGAAGATAGATGGATCACATCTTTTATGCCTGCTTTTATATAGCGAGTATATTTTAAGAGCTGGGGATAAAGAAGTCGATCGATTCAATCCTGTTAATATATCTCTACCATACCTTGTGGTTTCAAAAATGAGGTTGCCATTCACTAGTAAATGCCATTGGAAAACCAGTATACACAGACGCTCAGATCTATCAG TTACCCATAGTAGTAATGAAAAGGCGTTGACTTTTCTGAGACAGTTCTGGGCTTGGGAATGGAATGACGAGGTTCATCTCTTGTGGAAATCCTTCAGTACTGTGAATGACTCTGAGAtatcagaaaaattaattattcatgaatCTGAGTTCACTTCTCTTCAATTGAGTTCAGTCCGTTATTGTTGTCAGCAGCaactgtataatatacaaaactCAACTACCCATGGAGGAGTTATGTGTGCACTTGACTTCATAACTAT GTATTTAAAGTTATACGACATGTCAAAGTGCAGTGAACTATCTGATGTCACTTCTCTTCCTTGGGCCCATTCATTCGAACGGTTTTTGTTATCGCATCCTACCAGCAAAGAAGATTCTAAATTATTTGTACGTGTTCTGACGTTCCTGTACTCCTTTGTTTATATTACTAAAAATG GAGATAATACTTGGCTCTGTaagattatgaaaaatatgacCAAGTCTCTGTCAGATTTACTCCGGAATCTTGATACCAATAACCAAGACATTCATCAATCCATGCTCAAGCTGGCTCGAGCATGTTCAGCAACAGAACCAACAGATGAAACCGCTGGTGAATCTAGCAACGAGTCTTGGATAAATTTCATAGAGCTGGTTGTTTCCAGTCTTTGCTTCGGTGACCAGCAACACTTTTATAATTTAG CATACCTTGATTGGCTTTTGACATGCCTTTCGTACTTGACGGGAAAGTGTCAGTGGAATAAGCATAGAAACTTATTAATCTCGCTCGGGAATGCATTGATTGAACTTATCATATCATTCCATGGTGCAGGGACCTACAGTTATATGGGGCTATCAATAACAAGGAATTCTATTCTTTGTCTGAATCACTTGCTGTATCAGATGCAAAAGAACTTCGATAAAAGT ATGTGGACGTCATTTTGGTATGACGAAGGACGATGTCTCGGTTGGCTCCCAATGCTTTGGCAAAATCGAGATCCTTTGGTTAGAGCTTCAGCATTGCAACTACTTGCAGGCTTGACCACTGGCCAACATACTGCTTCACAACTGTTGAATGCGATTGTATTAGCGCCTAACGAATTATGCCATACATTACTCGATCATATTACCAACAGAATGGAGTCCTGTATAGTGAGAGAACAAGCAGCCATTGCACTCAGTAACATTGTGAAGAATTGTAAATGTTCAGCTTATCAGTAT ACAGATTCTTTGAAGTCTGAGGCAATTTTAATATTTGCCGAACAAAGTAATATTTATTACGAAATCAGCATCCTGTGTTCTAATATTTATATGCCATCAACATTGGACCCTCATCCCAGCAATGCGGTTAATGACGAAGTTATGCAATCACCGTCTCAGCACAACGGCATGACCAGTAGTGTGTCATTAGTACGGAAGCAAGTTTCTCACATCTATAATTATCGAGATGAATATCAACAAT TATCGGTCAAGGACTCTGAAATTACCGAGGATGATAATTCACTTCAATTTGTAACTACTCCATCTCTCATCACAGCCATTTGTAATCTGCTCATAAACTTGATATCCATTGATGAGCATAATGTCATTCGCCAATTCTACGAACATTccatcgataaatatttttttgg GTGTATTAACGGTATCCCACAAAATATTGAGTCCAGAAAAAATCTAATCCATTACGGTGATATTCTTGAGATGTATACCGGATTATGTAAAGTCATTACCAAGTGCGTGACACATAATAGTGGGCTTGCAACTACAGCAAGTTTCTCCCCAGATTCTCTCTATTCGGTAATAAGCCTTCTGAATCAAAATTTGTTTT ATACAAACACACCAAGATTAGTTTATCTACGCAATCAGCTATGGACTGAGATTTATAAATTGTTAGCTGTTCTTGCAATTTCTGAGAATCAGTGCTCAGAGGCTTTACAATCTGCAATTGAATTATGTGGCCCGGAATTGGTGGTATCTTCTATGTGCCTAGCCATCAAAAACACAACGTCTGAACTGCAAATAAGTGCGATTGGCTCCCTTGCATCCTTACTTCTGCACGAAGTACAGAGTGATGTACCTGTGAAGAAAGGTTCATCTTTGAAATTAATATTAGATTCAAGTCGGACTACAGTTTCTGATAGACGGAACGAAATAAGCCTTCGAGAAGTTCTATCGGACATAAATAAACTTTCGATAAAAAACATTAACATGCATCTTAAGAAATTGGATGAAACGGACATTTTCAATACAGAGAATCATCACAACAGAAATGATAAGAAAATAGCAGACACAAATTTCGCTATGGTTGGTTCtgaaatttgcaaaatattACTACAACTTTATATTGCGCATAGTTatacaaagatgaaaaaaaatcgcaagcaATCAGATGACAAAGACCTAATTATTGGAGCGTTGACGAATTTGCTATGTGTATCAGCAGAGGCAAAAAAAACTGCACTCAAGGAAGGTTTAGCTGAGACTACAATGATACAGTTAAAAGAGTTATATGTCAAACTCAATGTACAGCCCATAGAACTTCAGAATAACGGATCTGACAGACAAATCAAG ATGAATCCATTGCTCTATGAAGTAAACTGCATTTTCACATTACTCATGAATTTTATGTACCATGGTCCACAAGTTAAAGAAACAATGGCAAAAGCGGGATTGGCAGATATTCTACATAAGTTATGGGCCTGGGTTTCGATGCATAAGACTGTCACTGTATCTGCACTGAAATTACTTGCTACTTTCACAACTCATTGTCAAGAAG agtaa